The Teredinibacter sp. KSP-S5-2 genome includes a window with the following:
- a CDS encoding DUF4194 domain-containing protein has product MLDAYIEEQLKTLNISRNEFSELVIRLLDYGVICRNESQIEATLYDRFLSCMELVESYLSFIAVRLQHDKQFAFVRVYPPGSQVPGLADENDQPFNGGFRTRPTQQEVAVILVLRAEYEKSLREGQIQDDGCSLLSLEGLAIAMNNLLKRTLPESLVERKNIFRRLRQLRLIQFNSEDDLEGDEGWIKIQPAITSFVTDEVMQTLGGDELVEEKNKQANPSGNVFDDDDNEVTPSELFKDGGEA; this is encoded by the coding sequence ATGTTAGATGCCTATATTGAAGAACAGCTGAAAACGCTGAATATCTCGCGTAATGAGTTTTCTGAGCTTGTCATTCGCTTGCTCGATTACGGTGTTATCTGTCGCAACGAAAGTCAGATTGAAGCAACCCTTTACGATCGCTTTTTATCGTGTATGGAATTAGTTGAGTCCTACTTATCGTTTATTGCTGTGCGTTTACAGCACGATAAACAGTTTGCTTTTGTTCGTGTCTATCCGCCTGGGTCACAGGTTCCCGGTTTGGCCGATGAAAATGATCAACCATTTAACGGCGGCTTTCGTACCCGGCCAACACAGCAGGAAGTGGCGGTTATTCTGGTATTGCGTGCGGAATATGAAAAGTCGCTACGGGAAGGGCAGATTCAGGATGATGGCTGTTCATTGTTGTCGCTCGAAGGCTTGGCTATTGCGATGAACAATTTGCTCAAGCGAACGTTACCGGAAAGCCTGGTGGAAAGAAAAAACATTTTTCGTCGCCTGCGCCAGTTGCGTCTTATCCAGTTTAACTCGGAAGACGATTTGGAAGGGGATGAGGGCTGGATAAAAATTCAACCGGCAATTACCAGCTTTGTCACCGACGAGGTGATGCAAACTTTGGGGGGCGATGAGCTCGTCGAAGAAAAAAATAAACAGGCTAACCCTTCCGGTAATGTCTTTGATGACGATGATAATGAAGTAACACCCAGTGAGCTGTTTAAAGATGGGGGAGAGGCCTGA
- a CDS encoding Wadjet anti-phage system protein JetA family protein produces MFFSSERRDFFKPLTSKYREQIVQCLRLLYQRLYSVQADYGHILSKDQILDIFDEALVRAPVLETEDGEEASQRFKSNREQSSWILKQLLECGWLIKQVDPATLQSTYPFTRMGRVFTQSLVESDATQIRTRHRNTRNTLNALEAFISRGEVYDLLDAYEYSERIVTDFTDVIAELDERKRQLVQEVEAQQLVQQATDQFFEFMEKRFQPDVSVRLSADSVEKHRDQISKTITRIRRKPKEFKAQVERQLRQQVPDLVEDKSRSVLWQILDTIDQRMTNAAEVMLPALRNALHGFTKRADIIIRQLSYLSVQQADDVVALCQVLRSLPEEEQNRRLEEASGNLAGMRLQWVDPAQIKLYERRRVRTVTTAVQESVSIDEDARREQMIQQFLDQAFIMDNKTLKAYVADALKNKGVVSTADLPVNTAHDLLAMAHAIEVGAVNNLSSDHHFVVRWNERQIETDFYKKVDEFLIEIKN; encoded by the coding sequence ATGTTTTTTTCCTCTGAGCGTCGAGATTTTTTTAAACCTCTTACCAGTAAATACCGTGAACAGATAGTGCAATGCTTACGCTTGCTCTACCAGCGGCTGTACAGCGTGCAGGCGGATTACGGACATATATTATCCAAAGACCAAATATTGGATATTTTTGATGAAGCCCTGGTGCGTGCGCCGGTTCTGGAAACCGAAGATGGCGAAGAGGCGAGCCAACGATTCAAGTCTAACCGGGAGCAATCCAGCTGGATTCTCAAGCAGCTATTAGAATGTGGTTGGTTAATTAAGCAGGTGGACCCTGCGACTTTACAGTCCACATACCCGTTTACTCGTATGGGCCGGGTTTTTACCCAGTCATTAGTGGAGTCGGATGCGACTCAGATTCGAACCCGTCACCGTAACACCCGTAATACCCTGAATGCGCTGGAAGCGTTTATTTCCCGCGGTGAGGTCTATGACTTATTGGATGCCTATGAGTACTCCGAACGAATCGTCACCGATTTTACCGATGTTATTGCCGAACTGGATGAGCGTAAACGCCAGTTGGTTCAAGAGGTGGAAGCACAGCAATTGGTGCAACAGGCAACGGATCAGTTCTTTGAGTTTATGGAAAAACGATTCCAGCCGGATGTGTCTGTACGATTGTCGGCAGACAGCGTGGAAAAACACCGGGATCAAATAAGCAAAACTATTACCCGTATTCGTCGAAAGCCGAAAGAGTTTAAAGCTCAGGTTGAGCGACAATTGCGCCAGCAAGTACCGGACTTGGTAGAGGATAAAAGCCGTTCTGTCTTATGGCAGATACTCGATACCATTGATCAGCGTATGACCAATGCGGCAGAGGTTATGTTGCCGGCGTTGCGCAATGCCTTACATGGGTTTACCAAGCGGGCAGACATTATTATTCGTCAGCTGAGTTATCTGAGTGTTCAACAAGCGGATGACGTGGTGGCTTTATGTCAGGTGTTAAGAAGCTTGCCCGAGGAAGAGCAAAACCGCCGTCTGGAAGAAGCCTCTGGCAACTTGGCGGGAATGCGTTTGCAATGGGTGGACCCGGCACAAATAAAATTGTATGAGCGCAGACGAGTCCGAACCGTCACTACCGCTGTGCAGGAGTCTGTCTCTATTGATGAAGATGCGCGCCGTGAGCAGATGATCCAACAGTTTCTGGATCAGGCATTCATTATGGATAACAAAACCTTAAAGGCTTATGTCGCTGATGCCTTAAAAAATAAAGGGGTTGTTTCCACTGCCGATTTGCCGGTCAACACGGCTCATGACCTGTTGGCTATGGCGCATGCCATTGAAGTAGGGGCGGTGAATAACCTCAGTTCCGACCACCATTTTGTTGTGCGCTGGAATGAACGCCAAATTGAAACCGATTTCTATAAGAAAGTCGATGAGTTCCTCATCGAAATAAAGAATTAA